The DNA sequence GCGTGGTCGACCAGGCCATTGCCGTGGGGGCCAAAGCCGTCTGGCTGCAGCTGGGCGTCATCGATGAGGCGGCGGCGGAGCGCGCCAAGGCGGCCGGCCTCGACGTGGTGATGAACGCCTGCCCGGCGCAGCTCGCCTGGAAGTACAATCTGTAGAGCTTCAGCGGCTCCGGCAGTTAATCAGCTCCGGCCCTGCGTTAAGTGAGGATAGTGCCGCTCTGTGACGTCAGGGTGTGCGCGCATGCGGCCCTTGAGCATGTTCATTCCGAAGGAAGCCAGCAGCGGGTTGGCGGGATCGTCCGTGATGCCCCGGGCCGCCGCCTTCAGCCCGGGAGCCAGCGGAACCGGTTCGATGACCGCATCGAGCCGGGGCGACCAGAAGAACGGTACCGAGTAGCGGTCCACACCCGGCGGCGGGGCCTGGACGCGGTGGATAGTGGCTGCGAGGTATCCCTCCGTGGCTACCTCCAGCATCTCGCCGAGGTTCACCACCAGGGCTCCCGGAAGGGGCTCCACGGGCAACCACTGGCTGGTGCCGGGCGGCAGTACTTCCAGGCCACCCACGCCGTCCTGGAGCAGGAGAGTCACGAACCCGTAGTCGGCGTGCGAACCGACACCCTGGTCACCGGCGGCTTCCACCACGCCGCCCACGTAGTGCACCAGCTTGCCCATCCACGCCGGGGTGTCCCGGAACGGTTCATCGAAGTACTCCTCCGGCAGCTGCAGCGACACCGCGATGGCCCGCAGCAGCTCCATCCCTACCTCCGACATGAGCTCGGCCCACTCCATGGCGGCAGGCCTGAGCCCGGGGAACGCCTCGTCCGGCCAGAGGTTGGGCCCCTGCAGCAGCCAATAGGGCTGGTCCTCCGGGTAGTCCTTCACCGGCTCACGTTCCGGGGAGTAGTCGATCTGCTCCCTCGCGTCCGCCCGGCCCTGGGTCACTTCGGTGCCCATCCGGGTGTAGCCGCGGAAGTGCGGGGACAGCCGGTTGTCCAGCTTCATACGCTCCTCAAGCGGCAGGTTGAAGAAGCGCCCGAGGAGGTCCAGCAGCTCTTCTGCCTGGCCAGGGCGGCCCCCGTAGCCGGTGATTTGGAAGAAGCCCACATCGTGGGTGGCATGCCGCAGCTGCTCGATGAACTCCGGGCTGAAGGGCCCGTAGGGCTGCCGTGCGGTACTCAGATCCAGAACAGGTATGGCTCCCTGGTCGCGTGACATCCTCGCAGACTAGCACTGTGCAGGCCTGCTTTATAGGCTTCCTTCATGGACCCAAACGCGCTGCGGACGATCTGCCTTTCGTTTCCGGGAGCCTACGAAGATTTTCCGTTCGGACCGGAAACATCGGTCTTCAAGGTCCGGGCCCACATTGCCGGCGGCACCCGCCACGAGGCCAAGCTGTTTGCCCTGTCATCCATGGATGAGGACGACTTTTACGTGAACCTGAAGTGCGAACCGGCCCTTGCCGTGCAGCTGCGGGCGGTGCACCCGGCGATTACCGGCGCATGGCACATGAACAAGACCCATTGGAACGGTGTCCGCCTTGACGGTTCGTTGCCGGACGGGATGGTCAGGGACATGGTGGAGGACTCCTACGACCTGGTGGTGTCAGGATTGAGCCGGAAGCAGCAGGAACAACTGGGGTGGGCGCGCCTCGGGAAGGAAGGCAGCATTGACTGACAGGGCCGCGGCCAGGCTGAACTACCCGGGAGTGGGAGGCACGGAACAGGGCAGCGCTCC is a window from the Arthrobacter sp. NicSoilC5 genome containing:
- a CDS encoding 2-oxoglutarate and iron-dependent oxygenase domain-containing protein; translated protein: MSRDQGAIPVLDLSTARQPYGPFSPEFIEQLRHATHDVGFFQITGYGGRPGQAEELLDLLGRFFNLPLEERMKLDNRLSPHFRGYTRMGTEVTQGRADAREQIDYSPEREPVKDYPEDQPYWLLQGPNLWPDEAFPGLRPAAMEWAELMSEVGMELLRAIAVSLQLPEEYFDEPFRDTPAWMGKLVHYVGGVVEAAGDQGVGSHADYGFVTLLLQDGVGGLEVLPPGTSQWLPVEPLPGALVVNLGEMLEVATEGYLAATIHRVQAPPPGVDRYSVPFFWSPRLDAVIEPVPLAPGLKAAARGITDDPANPLLASFGMNMLKGRMRAHPDVTERHYPHLTQGRS
- a CDS encoding MmcQ/YjbR family DNA-binding protein translates to MDPNALRTICLSFPGAYEDFPFGPETSVFKVRAHIAGGTRHEAKLFALSSMDEDDFYVNLKCEPALAVQLRAVHPAITGAWHMNKTHWNGVRLDGSLPDGMVRDMVEDSYDLVVSGLSRKQQEQLGWARLGKEGSID